In Polaribacter sp. L3A8, a genomic segment contains:
- a CDS encoding amidophosphoribosyltransferase, whose product MSDAIKHECGIALVRLKKPLQFYKDKYGSAFYGINKMYLLMEKQHNRGQDGAGFASIKFNVAPGTRYISRVRSNQSQPIQDIFAQINERLNGILEQNPDKKDDVAWQEENMPYVGNLFLGHVRYGTFGKNSIESVHPFLRQSNWRHKNLIVAGNFNMTNSKQMLEELIELGQHPKESTDTVTVMEKIGHFLEDEVGKLYQQAKKEGFNKRNASPFIEENLSLKKVLKRSSKNWDGGYAMAGLVGHGDAFVLRDPNGIRPTYFYEDEEVVVVASERPVIQTVFNVKIDDVQELKRGHALIIKKSGKTSIKKVLEPRENKACSFERIYFSRGSDASIYEERKNLGKYVFPKVLNSIDNDISNTVFSFIPNTAETSFYGMTEAAEDSLNEQKTAKILAGGTKLSAQKVTEILSERPRFEKIAIKDAKLRTFIADDSSRDDLVEHVYDITYGVVKPTDNLVIIDDSIVRGTTLKKSIIRILDRLSPKKIVVVSSAPQIRYPDCYGIDMARIDDFIAFKAALELLKDTNQYHIVDDVYKKCKEQQSKPDIEITNHVKEIYNPFKAEEISAKIAEMLKTEDIKAGVEVIYQSIEGLHKACPDNLGDWYFTGNYPTPGGHRVVNQAFINFYEGNSERAY is encoded by the coding sequence CACAATCGCGGACAAGATGGTGCCGGTTTTGCTAGCATAAAATTTAATGTAGCCCCAGGCACAAGATATATTAGTAGAGTGCGCTCTAACCAATCGCAACCCATACAAGATATTTTTGCTCAAATTAACGAACGTTTAAATGGAATTTTAGAACAAAATCCAGATAAAAAAGACGATGTTGCATGGCAAGAAGAAAACATGCCTTATGTTGGTAATTTGTTTTTAGGACACGTGCGTTATGGTACTTTTGGTAAAAATAGTATAGAAAGTGTACACCCTTTTTTACGCCAAAGTAATTGGAGACACAAAAACTTAATAGTTGCTGGTAACTTTAATATGACAAACTCTAAACAAATGTTAGAAGAGTTAATTGAGTTAGGTCAACACCCAAAAGAGTCTACCGATACGGTAACTGTAATGGAAAAAATTGGTCATTTTTTAGAAGATGAAGTGGGTAAATTATATCAACAAGCTAAAAAAGAAGGTTTTAATAAAAGAAACGCCTCTCCATTTATCGAAGAAAATTTAAGTCTTAAAAAGGTATTAAAAAGATCTTCTAAAAACTGGGATGGTGGATATGCAATGGCAGGTTTAGTTGGACATGGAGATGCTTTTGTTTTAAGAGATCCAAACGGAATTAGACCTACTTACTTTTATGAAGACGAAGAAGTAGTTGTTGTTGCATCAGAAAGACCAGTAATACAAACTGTTTTTAATGTAAAGATTGATGACGTACAAGAATTAAAAAGAGGCCATGCTTTAATTATTAAAAAGAGCGGAAAAACGTCTATCAAAAAAGTTTTAGAACCAAGAGAAAATAAAGCATGTTCTTTTGAGCGTATTTATTTTTCTAGAGGAAGTGATGCTTCTATTTATGAAGAACGTAAAAATTTAGGTAAATATGTGTTTCCTAAAGTTTTAAATTCTATTGATAACGATATCTCTAATACTGTTTTTTCTTTTATTCCAAATACAGCAGAAACTTCTTTTTACGGAATGACAGAAGCTGCTGAAGATTCTTTGAATGAGCAAAAAACAGCAAAAATATTAGCAGGTGGAACAAAATTATCTGCTCAAAAGGTTACAGAAATTTTATCTGAAAGACCTCGTTTTGAAAAAATTGCAATTAAAGATGCAAAACTAAGAACTTTTATTGCTGATGATAGCAGTAGAGATGATTTAGTAGAGCATGTATATGATATTACTTACGGTGTTGTAAAACCTACCGACAACCTTGTTATTATTGATGATAGTATTGTTCGCGGAACAACCTTAAAGAAAAGTATTATTAGAATCTTAGATAGATTAAGCCCTAAGAAAATAGTTGTTGTTTCTTCTGCCCCACAAATTCGTTACCCAGATTGTTACGGAATTGACATGGCTAGAATTGATGATTTTATTGCTTTTAAAGCTGCTTTAGAATTACTTAAAGACACAAATCAATATCATATTGTAGACGATGTTTACAAGAAATGTAAAGAGCAACAATCTAAACCAGATATAGAAATTACAAACCACGTAAAAGAAATCTATAATCCTTTTAAAGCTGAAGAGATTTCTGCTAAAATTGCAGAAATGTTAAAAACAGAAGATATTAAAGCAGGTGTAGAAGTTATTTATCAATCTATAGAAGGTTTGCACAAAGCGTGTCCGGATAATCTCGGAGATTGGTATTTTACTGGTAACTACCCTACTCCTGGCGGACATAGAGTTGTAAACCAAGCTTTTATTAACTTTTATGAAGGTAATAGCGAAAGAGCTTATTAA